TTTTACACTCAGTAAAATCAAAATCTATAGCTCCCCTATTCATTCTGTTTTTGTTAAGAATGGCACATAACTCTTCCATATGTTTAAAATCTTCATATAAATAGTCATACCTTTTAATTACTTCTTCGTCTTTATCAGTAAGTATTTTCGTAACGTCAGTATAAGTCATTCTCTCATTAGTTTTTATAATACTTTCCACTATTTCATGATCTACATGTTTTCCGTTTTTATCTATCTCCATAAAACAAGTAAGTGCTAACCTATCCACTTTAGGATTTAAACTACAAACTCCATTTGATAATTTTTTAGGAAGCATTGGTATAACTCTATCAATTAAGTATACTGAAGTTGCTCTTTTCAAAGCTTCTTTGTCTAAAGGATTTTTGTCCTTAACATAGTTAGAAACATCCGCTATGTGAACTCCTAAACGATAGTTACCATTATCCAAAAGCTCAATAGATACAGCGTCATCTAAGTCTTTAGCATCCTCACCATCTATAGTTACCATACGTAGGTCCCTTAAATCTTTTCTTCTTGTATATTCTTCTTTTGGAATTTCATCAGATATGTTTTCTGTATAAGTTTCAACAGCTTCTGGAAATTCCTCTGGTAGTTTATGTTTTTTAATTATAGATAATATATCAATACCTGCGTCACCTTTGTTACCAAGGATTTCGATAATTTTTCCCTCAGGGTTTCTTTTTTGTTCTGGCCACTGAGTTATTTCAGCTATTACTATTTGCCCTGTTTTTGCACCAAGTCTTTCAGATTTAGGAATAAATATATCTTGAGCGATTCTCTTATCGTCAGCTACTACAAAACCAAAATTGCTACTATCCTGATAAGTTCCTATTATCGTTTTATTAGATCTTTCTATTACTTTTGCAATTTCGCCTTCGCATTTCTTGCCATTATTTTCCTCTTTTAGAACTTTTGCAAGAACCTTGTCGCCATTCATTGCTCCGTTTACATTGTCTGCCGGAATAAATACATCTGGTCTTTCTGTTTCTGGTATTACAAATCCAAACCCTCTTTGATGACCTTGAAATTTACCAACTACAAGACCCATCTTCTCTGGTATGCCATAATATTCAGCTTTTGATCTAACTACATCACCAGCCTTCTCCATTTCAGATAATAAAGCTGCAAAACCTTTAATATCTTTCTTTTTTATATCAAATATTCTAGATAGTTCTGCTGTATTCATAGGTTTGTATGCTTGCTCTGTCATAAGACTTATTAAAGTTTCTTTTATATCCATTAGGTTTCCTCCTATTTAATTTCTACATGTTTTGATTTTTATACCGACTTAATTTTTATATCAACATAATTTTTATACTAATGTATTTATAAATTATCCTAAAAATTATTATTATTGCTCCAGTTTTTAGTGTTATTATTCTAATTTATTCATATACTTCTATAATTGCTCACTTTATTATAATCTAAAAACCACATCTAGTATATACTATGTGGTTATATACTTCCCTAATATCCAATAAAAAATGCCCCCATTAAATAGTTATATTTAATGGGGGAGTTTTGCCTGAACCTATTATATTAAAATTTCTTCACAAAAATCGACTTTTTTTTACAAAATAAAACAGCCCTTGGGGTTGGGCTGCTTTATAACAAATAAAAAGGGGGCTATTTATCTCTCTATTTATCTTTACCTCTTAATTATATTAAATTTCACCAATGTTTGCAAGTGTTTTCCACAAATTTCATTGTAAATGATTTGTAAAGTGATTAAATTTCATTCATAATTTGTTCACTTTTGTCATATGTTATAATATTTCCAATTAATTTACACTTGTTTTAATAAATTTATCTCATCTTCCGACAATTCTCTACATTGACCTTCAACTAAATCTTCATCTAATTTCAATGGTCCAAAACTAACTCTTCTTAAAAACATAACATTCTTATTTACGCTCTCAAACATTCTTTTCACTTGATGAAATTTGCCTTCTTGAATAGTAACCATTACCTCTGATCCATTTTCATTTGCAGTTAACACTTCTAATTCCGCTGGCATACATTTATATCCGTCATCTATTACAACACCCTTCTTAAAGGTGTTTATGTCACTTGCATCTATAAATTTATTTATTTCTGCATAATATACTTTATCTACATGGTTTTTAGGTGCAATTAATTTATGATTTAATTCACCATCATTTGTAATTAAAAGTAGTCCTACTGTATCTTTATCAAGTCTTCCTATAGGAAATGGTTTGAACGCACGGTACTGCTCATCTATTAAATCAATTACAGTCTCGTCATTTCTATCTACAGTAGCTGAAACCACCCCTGCTGGCTTATTCATAACTAAATATATGTATTTTCTATAATTAATTTCATCACCTGATACCTTTATTACAGCCTTCTCTGGATCTACTTTCATAGCGCTGTCAGTTGCTATTACTCCATCAACCTCTACCTTTTTTTTCTTAAGTAATGCCTTTACTTCTTTTCTTGTTCCATGACCTAAGTTTGACAATATCTTGTCTATTCTGTCCATTAGCATTCATCTCCTCAACTAGTTCTTTATATTTTAGTAAATCATCTCCTAGGTCGATGTTAATCATCTCCTGGGTCGCTGTATAATTAGTATAAAGTATTTTAATTATAAAAAAACAGCTTTAAAAGCTGTTTTAAATTTATTCTTTAACTTCAATCTCTATTATATCATAATCTTCATACGAAATACTCTTATAGAAGCTTTTTGACAATACTAACATTTTGTATATTCCCTTATGGAAAGGTATAAAGCTATAGTCATCTTTTTTGCTAAATTTTTGTACTAAGCTCCAGTTTCCTTTTTTCATAATATAAAACTCATATACAACATCTTTCCCACCCATACTTTCTGATTTAAATGTTATGGTCTCATTAACTATAAAATTTTCATTATCACATAAAATCTTTGTATCTGTTATAGGCAGGCTCTTATGCACTTCTATTTTTACCTCTTTTCTACTATCATATGCACTTGTACTCAATTTATTTTTTACAAGTATTTCTATTGCATAACTTCCACTACATTTGGGTTTAAGTTCATAATTTTTATATTCTATAAAACTTGTTTGTTCAACTACTTTATCATCTATTTTTAAAACATAGTTTATAAGTGTATCACTTGTATTTTCATATATTACTTGCACAGGAATAGTATCGTAGACCATATAATATTTATTTTTATCCATTAGAATATAATCTATTTTAGCTGGGATACAATCTAATGCTTTAATATATACACTTTTACTTGTATCAAATTCACTCTTTGAATATTTATCTTTTACTCTTACCTCAAGTTTAAAACTTCCACTTTCCTCTGGAATAAAATCTACAAAATCATGTATCCCGAATTCTATTTTTTCTGTCTCTTTATCATCCTTAAAAACTAAAAAACTGTATCTTAAAGAATCCCCGCCTGTTGCTTTAACTGTTAAATGAATTCGATCACCTATTAGTACATTATCTTTCTTGTCTATTATTATATCATCGATCTTCACGGTTTCTTTCCCTATTTCCTCATATGGATCTACATTATAATAAATTAATGCTCTATCATCAAACTCCTTACGCGAAAACATATCCTTAGCCATACATAATAGCTTATAATTGCCCCTATTAGTTTCAACATAACTAACTAATTTCTTAGTTGAATAGTCTTGTATACAACTTCTATTTCCCTTAAGGTCTATCTTTACAAATTTATATAAAACTACCCTATTATCCTCATACTTTGTCTCAACCTCAAAAACTATCTCCGTTCCTTCTAATATGCTCTCAGTTAAACATTCAAAGCTCATAATTTCTAAAGCTTGTATAGCTTGTACATTAAATCCTATCTTCATTGAATCGTCAAACATATTTTTAGAATTTATATTCTTGCATTCTACCAAAAACTCTTTTTTTCCAGAGTATTTGGATATCCATGTCATTATATTTTCCGGTGAATAATCTGCTAAAAGTTGCCAATCATCCCTTTCATGTACCCAGTATCTATACATAATAGGTACATTAAGTGTATCTACTGTTAAGGTAATTTTTTCTCCTACCATTATTTCCATTTTGTCTATGTAAATGTCCTTAATTAGTTTCTCATATGATTCTCCAATTATGTAGTCTGTCCTTGACATAAAATCAAAGGGTTTGTTACTTTCTTTTCTTTTAGCTTGCACCATTATGGAGTACTTCCCGTCCACCGCTGGCTTCCAAATAGCAACACTTGTCCCACTTGATTTCTTTAAAGTATCCCATGCGCCATCGAGGCCTACAAGAAATTTATAGTCTAAATTATTCTCTAATTCATTTTCAACACTGATTTCAATCCCTTTATATTCTTGCTTGGCATCATCTAAACTAAACAATATATTCATTTCATTCATTTAAATTTACCCACCTTTATAAATAAGCATTTACTACAAATTATTCTTCTAAAATTCATCTCTATATAAATATTATACTATATTTCCATTATTTGTAACATAGTACATTCCATTTTTTTTCTCTTATTTATAGACATAAACATCAATTAATAATTGATGTTTTATAAGTTTTATAGTTTTTCTTGGTAATATTTGTCATTTATAAAACAATATAAAAATAGCTAGCAACTTCCGCTACTAGCTATTTCTTATATTTTAAATTTCACGAACAAATTACCTAAGTGTTATTGATTAGCTTTTAAAATAAGTTTAATTAAATTGTTATAAAGCTTATCATCATCTTCACTTGTTCTTTTTTTAGGACCGAAGGTTTTACCCCCACTCCGTCTTAATTTACCAGACAAATGCCTCTCAAACAATAATTTATCAATATTGTTATCATCATATATATGTCCCTTAGGTCCAATAGCATAAGATCCTTTAGCTAAAACCATAGCAGCTACTCCAAAATCTTGAGTAATTACTATATCCTTTGACTTTGCCTCATTAGCTACTTTCATATCAACAGTTTGAAACCCACTATCTACATATCTTATTGAGGCGTAATCACTACTAAGTACATGATTAATATCACAAAACATAATAAGCTCTATAGAGTTATCCTTGGCTGCCTTTTCTATTAACTGTTTACCAGGGCATCCATCTGCATCTACAATAATTCTCATATACTTCGTCTCATCTCTTTAAAGTCTTTTTTCAAGTTCTGCTTTAATATCTTCATATCCTGCTTTTCCAAGAAGAGCAAACATATTTTTCTTGTATGCCTCAACTCCTGGTTGATCAAAAGGATTCACGCCTGATAAGTATCCGCTTATTGCTAAAGCCTTTTCAAAGAAGTAGACCATATGTCCAAAGTTATATGCACTTAACGTCGGTACGTTTAAAATAATATTAGGTACATCTCCATCATTATGAGCAAGTACTGTTCCCTGAAAAGCCTTTTTATTAACAAAGTCCATAGTTTTACCTGCTAGAAAGTTTAATCCATCTAAATCTCCGCTTTCCTTATTTACTACAACTTCTCTTCTTGGCTTTTCAACATTTATAACTGTTTCAAATATATTTCTTACGCCTTCTTGAATATATTGTCCCATAGAATGCAAATCCGTAGAGAAATTAACAGATGCTGGGAATATTCCTTTTTGATCTTTTCCTTCACTTTCACCACAAAGTTGTTTCCACCACTCACCAAAATATTGAAGTGCTGGCTCATAGTTTACTAATATTTCTGTAACTTTGCCTTTTCTATATAATGCATTTCTAGCTGCTGCATATTTATAACAATCATTTTTATTTATATCGTCGTCGTTATATATTTCACTTGCATCTGCTGCACCCTTCATCATCTCATCAATATTAATTCCTGCTGCTGCTATTGGTAGAAGACCTACTGCTGTTAGTACTGAGAATCTTCCTCCTATATCATCTGGAATTACAAAAGTTTCATACCCTGCTACATCTGCTGATTTTTTTAGAGCTCCACGAGCCTTATCAGTAGTCGCAAAAATTCTTTCTTTTGCTCCTTCTTTTCCGTATTTTTTCTCTAATAAATCTTTAAATATTCTAAAAGCAATAGCTGGCTCTGTTGTAGTTCCAGATTTTGATATTATATTTACAGAAAAATCTTTCCCTTCTATAACATCAATTAAATCTGCCATATATGTAGAACTTATGTTATTTCCAGCGAAATATATTGCAGGAGATTTTCTTTTATCACTTGATAAACTATTATGAAAGCTATGGCATAATGTTTCTATAGCTGCTCTAGCTCCTAGATATGATCCACCTATTCCAATTACTATTAAAATTTCAGAATTACCTTTTATTTTTTCTGCTGCTTTTTTTATTCTTGTAAATTCAGCTTTGTCATAATTTACAGGAAGGTCTATCCATCCTAAAAAATCACTTCCCGCACCTGTTTTTTCTGTTAGCATTTTGTGTGCAGTAGACACCATTGGTTGAAGATAAGAGATTTCATGTTCATTTAAATATGGAACTGTTTTGCTTAGATCTAAAGATAAAACTTTTTCCATTAATATTCCTCCTTATTTATATCTGATGCAAAATAATTATTAATTGATTTACTTCTTGAATTTACCTATTTTTGATATAAATACAAGTTATCTTTCATGATATCATTCTGTAAAACAACATAGAATAATTTTAGTTTATTCAAGGATATAAATCAAGTTTTTAAATAAAATTTAGTATTTTTAACAAAATATGTTTTATAAAAATAAATATATTAAGTACCTACTTGCGTTAGGCCGCATATATTGAATTATATTAATATATGAGGTGTGATTTTTTGATTATTCATGTTGTTAAAAGTGGGGAAAACTTATATGAAATTTCAAAATTATATGGAGTTCCATACAATAAAATTGCTGATGATAATGAACTTACAAACCCAAATGAACTTGTGGTAGGCCAAACACTTGTAATATTACAAGGTACTCGTAAACACAGAATTCTTCCTGGGCAGTCCCTTTATAGCATAGCTAAAGCCTATGGCACAACTATTGCAGATTTATATGCTGCAAATCCTATCCTTAATAGTTCTATTATAATTTACCCTGGTCAGATTATTAATATACCACCATCAACGCAAAAATTAGGTTCTATTGAAGTTAATGCTTATGCTCTTCCGGGTACAGATATGGACGTTCTTGAAAAAACTCTTCCAAACTTAACATACCTAAGTATATTTAGTTACCAAATACAACCTAACGGAACACTAAAAGGCATAAATGACGTTCCTTTAATTGAGGCTGCTAGAAAAGCTAAGGTAGCTCCTATGATGGTTGTTACAAATCTAAAGGAAGGCGGTGGATTTGATAGTAAACTTGCCCATACCATACTCACAAATCAGACAGTACAAAATGAATTGTTTAATAACATAATTGCTACATTAAAGGATAAAAATTATTATGGGTTAGATATAGATTTAGAATACATCTTCCCAGAAGATAGAGAAAACTATAACACCTTTCTACGAAGAGTTGTAACTACCCTAAAGCCCTTAGGTTATCCTGTTACTACAGCCCTAGCCCCTAAACCCTCTGGTGATATAAAAGGCTTACTGTATGAAGCTCATGATTACCCTGTTCATGGGGCTCTCGTAAACCATGTTATACTGATGACTTACGAATGGGGATATACCGCCGGTCCACCACTCGCGGTTTCTCCAATTAACGAAGTAAAAAAAATTCTTGATTATGCTGTAACAGTAATCCCAAGTAAAAAGATTTTTATGGGAATACCTAATTATGGTTATGATTGGACACTACCTTATGTAAAAGGCACTAAAGCAACTGCACTTGGCAATGTTGAAGCGGTAGATCTTGCAAGAAAAGTATTTGCATCTATTAAATATGACTATACTTCCCAGGCTCCATTTTTTAATTACTATGATGCTAACAAAAAAGAACATGTAGTTTGGTTTGAAGATGCCAGAAGCATGAATGCTAAGCTTAGGACCGCTGCGAAATACAATCTAGGTGGGGTAAGTTATTGGACAATCGGAAAATATTTTCCTCAAGCATGGCTAGTTCAAAACTCACTGTTCAACGTTAAGAAATTACTCTAACGACATAAAAAGGTATGATAAATTAATAATTTACCATACCTTTTTATATAAAAACCATTTTAACTCTCTTTATGCGAAATTCTCCCACCTCTTAGGTGGTGAGATAAATAGCATATCATTGTAAATGATTCAATACCAATTTGCAATGATTTCATTTGTATAATTAGCAATTAATTGGTTATAATAATATTATAGGTTTTCAAACTACCGTAGGTATTACGGAAAGGGTTTTCCTTAAAAACCCATAGCCTCGGAAACTGATAAATCGTAAAATAATTTCCTACTTGTAGGTTGATTAGGATTAAAGGAAGCTCTCACTTCTAAAGTGATGAGTAGTTCACATAACTCTTTCATCTAACAAATCCAAATCTCTAAAACGTTGTTTTAAATTCATTTTAAAATTATCATCTATATCAATTTTATCTTCTTTTTTATTAACTTTAATTTTTTCTAAAACTTTACTCTGATTTATATATTTATATATAGCCATACTTAACTTAACACTTTTTATATTATTCATATATACCATCCTCCGAAAAAATAATTCTTACATAAGATCTATTTTATACACTTATTATACATCAAATTACATCAAACGACAAATTATTTAACACTTTTTTTAAATTTTATTTGTATATTCGACATTATTCGAAAAATAGCCTATATCCATTTGTATTAATATAGTTAAGGTGAACTACCACCACTTATAGAAGTGGATGGCTTCTTGGTCAATACTACTACTGTAGCAAGTGCGTCTCTTGCAGAAACGTATCCAAGCTATCAAGGTCATTCCAACCTCTCTAACAATATATCTTTTATTATATTGCTAGTTTTAGTAAATTTTTGCTCGCATTTATATCTCTATCCATTATCATCCCACATGCTGGGCATATATAAGTTCTGCATGATAAGTCTTTGGTTTGACTTGATTGATTACCACAATCAGAACATAACTGACTACTTGCATAGTTTGATGGTGCTACTATTATTTCTCTACAATACCATTTTGCCTTATATTCTAACATTCTTCTAAACTCTGACCAGCTAACATCAGATATTGATTTTGCTAATTTATGATTTTTTACCATATTTCTAACTTTTAAGTCCTCAATCACTATAACTTGGTTTTCGTTAATTAATTGAGTGCTTACTTTGTGCAACATATCTTTCCTTTGGTTAGATATTTTCTCATGTAATTTTGCTACTTTTATTTTAGCTTTTTTTCTATTATTACTACCTTTTTGTTTTCTTGATAAATCCTTTTGAAGTTTAGCTAACCTTTTAGCTGATTTCTTTAGGTATTTAGGATTATGAAAAACATCACCATTACTTGTTATTGCAAACTCTTTAATTCCCAAATCTACACCTATTTTGCTATCTGTTTTAGGCAATTGAATATTTTCAGCGTCAACTAAAATAGATATATAATATTTACCACTTGGAACTTGTGATATAGTGCAAGATTTAATTAACCCATTGAATTCTCTATGCTGCTTTATTTTTATCATAGACTTTAATTTAGGTACTTTGATATGCTTATTTTCAATATACACAGTACCATTTTGATTATTAGTTGTATAACTATTGGTATTAGTTTTCTTCTTGAACTTAGGAAAACCAATTGATTTATCTCTAAAAAAATTCTTATACGCTTTATCTAAATTCATTTGAGCATTAGCTAAAGCAAGACTATCGACTTCTTTTAGCCACTCAAATTCAGTTTTGTATTGTGCTGGTGTGGGATGTTTCATTGCCTTAATATCTAGGTCTTTGTTTTCCTCATATGATTTAATTCTTTCAGCAAGCATTCAGTTATATACAAATCTAGTACATCCAAAAGTCTTGGCTAAATATATTTTTTGCTCAATATTTGGATATAACCTAAATTTATAAGCCTTTAACATTTTCTCACCTCATTTCAATCCTTGGGTTTCTATATATTTTCTAACTATATCTATAGGGGCACCACCAGTTGTTATAAGGCAGTAACTTTTACTCCAAAAATACTCTTTCCATAATTGGGTTTTGATTGATAGAAACTCTTTTTTTATAAGTCTACTACTAGCACTTTTATATGCGTTTATAAACTTAGATATATCCGTATTTGGATAAC
This window of the Clostridium estertheticum genome carries:
- the rnr gene encoding ribonuclease R, giving the protein MDIKETLISLMTEQAYKPMNTAELSRIFDIKKKDIKGFAALLSEMEKAGDVVRSKAEYYGIPEKMGLVVGKFQGHQRGFGFVIPETERPDVFIPADNVNGAMNGDKVLAKVLKEENNGKKCEGEIAKVIERSNKTIIGTYQDSSNFGFVVADDKRIAQDIFIPKSERLGAKTGQIVIAEITQWPEQKRNPEGKIIEILGNKGDAGIDILSIIKKHKLPEEFPEAVETYTENISDEIPKEEYTRRKDLRDLRMVTIDGEDAKDLDDAVSIELLDNGNYRLGVHIADVSNYVKDKNPLDKEALKRATSVYLIDRVIPMLPKKLSNGVCSLNPKVDRLALTCFMEIDKNGKHVDHEIVESIIKTNERMTYTDVTKILTDKDEEVIKRYDYLYEDFKHMEELCAILNKNRMNRGAIDFDFTECKIILNENGKPIDIVPYERGIANRVIEEFMLAANETIAEHFFWLNVPFVYRIHEDPDEEKLMRFSEFAHNLGYAVKWGKEVHPRMLQDILGKVKGQKEEMVVSTLLLRSMMKAKYSSECSGHFGLAAKYYCHFTSPIRRYPDLMIHRIIKEVLNGGLSDARIERLKKEVEIAAKQSSDMERVAMEAERDVDDLKKAEYMNERVGQEFDGIISSVTNFGLFVELPNTVEGLVHMTTLDDDYYVFDERHLTLIGERTKKMYKLGEEVRIIVSKVDLTSHEVYFDIIKDEDEHEEGSDDYSVSQLNELIKDDSTKKEE
- a CDS encoding triple tyrosine motif-containing protein, whose amino-acid sequence is MNEMNILFSLDDAKQEYKGIEISVENELENNLDYKFLVGLDGAWDTLKKSSGTSVAIWKPAVDGKYSIMVQAKRKESNKPFDFMSRTDYIIGESYEKLIKDIYIDKMEIMVGEKITLTVDTLNVPIMYRYWVHERDDWQLLADYSPENIMTWISKYSGKKEFLVECKNINSKNMFDDSMKIGFNVQAIQALEIMSFECLTESILEGTEIVFEVETKYEDNRVVLYKFVKIDLKGNRSCIQDYSTKKLVSYVETNRGNYKLLCMAKDMFSRKEFDDRALIYYNVDPYEEIGKETVKIDDIIIDKKDNVLIGDRIHLTVKATGGDSLRYSFLVFKDDKETEKIEFGIHDFVDFIPEESGSFKLEVRVKDKYSKSEFDTSKSVYIKALDCIPAKIDYILMDKNKYYMVYDTIPVQVIYENTSDTLINYVLKIDDKVVEQTSFIEYKNYELKPKCSGSYAIEILVKNKLSTSAYDSRKEVKIEVHKSLPITDTKILCDNENFIVNETITFKSESMGGKDVVYEFYIMKKGNWSLVQKFSKKDDYSFIPFHKGIYKMLVLSKSFYKSISYEDYDIIEIEVKE
- a CDS encoding YaiI/YqxD family protein; protein product: MRIIVDADGCPGKQLIEKAAKDNSIELIMFCDINHVLSSDYASIRYVDSGFQTVDMKVANEAKSKDIVITQDFGVAAMVLAKGSYAIGPKGHIYDDNNIDKLLFERHLSGKLRRSGGKTFGPKKRTSEDDDKLYNNLIKLILKANQ
- the tnpA gene encoding IS200/IS605 family transposase encodes the protein MELDTNNHSVFLLNYHLVLVIKYRKKVINDEISNRLKEIFEYICPKYNITLDEWNHDKDHVHLLFRGYPNTDISKFINAYKSASSRLIKKEFLSIKTQLWKEYFWSKSYCLITTGGAPIDIVRKYIETQGLK
- a CDS encoding 16S rRNA pseudouridine(516) synthase translates to MDRIDKILSNLGHGTRKEVKALLKKKKVEVDGVIATDSAMKVDPEKAVIKVSGDEINYRKYIYLVMNKPAGVVSATVDRNDETVIDLIDEQYRAFKPFPIGRLDKDTVGLLLITNDGELNHKLIAPKNHVDKVYYAEINKFIDASDINTFKKGVVIDDGYKCMPAELEVLTANENGSEVMVTIQEGKFHQVKRMFESVNKNVMFLRRVSFGPLKLDEDLVEGQCRELSEDEINLLKQV
- a CDS encoding glucose-6-phosphate isomerase, translated to MEKVLSLDLSKTVPYLNEHEISYLQPMVSTAHKMLTEKTGAGSDFLGWIDLPVNYDKAEFTRIKKAAEKIKGNSEILIVIGIGGSYLGARAAIETLCHSFHNSLSSDKRKSPAIYFAGNNISSTYMADLIDVIEGKDFSVNIISKSGTTTEPAIAFRIFKDLLEKKYGKEGAKERIFATTDKARGALKKSADVAGYETFVIPDDIGGRFSVLTAVGLLPIAAAGINIDEMMKGAADASEIYNDDDINKNDCYKYAAARNALYRKGKVTEILVNYEPALQYFGEWWKQLCGESEGKDQKGIFPASVNFSTDLHSMGQYIQEGVRNIFETVINVEKPRREVVVNKESGDLDGLNFLAGKTMDFVNKKAFQGTVLAHNDGDVPNIILNVPTLSAYNFGHMVYFFEKALAISGYLSGVNPFDQPGVEAYKKNMFALLGKAGYEDIKAELEKRL
- a CDS encoding glycosyl hydrolase family 18 protein, whose protein sequence is MIIHVVKSGENLYEISKLYGVPYNKIADDNELTNPNELVVGQTLVILQGTRKHRILPGQSLYSIAKAYGTTIADLYAANPILNSSIIIYPGQIINIPPSTQKLGSIEVNAYALPGTDMDVLEKTLPNLTYLSIFSYQIQPNGTLKGINDVPLIEAARKAKVAPMMVVTNLKEGGGFDSKLAHTILTNQTVQNELFNNIIATLKDKNYYGLDIDLEYIFPEDRENYNTFLRRVVTTLKPLGYPVTTALAPKPSGDIKGLLYEAHDYPVHGALVNHVILMTYEWGYTAGPPLAVSPINEVKKILDYAVTVIPSKKIFMGIPNYGYDWTLPYVKGTKATALGNVEAVDLARKVFASIKYDYTSQAPFFNYYDANKKEHVVWFEDARSMNAKLRTAAKYNLGGVSYWTIGKYFPQAWLVQNSLFNVKKLL